One window of Sphingomonas paeninsulae genomic DNA carries:
- a CDS encoding glutathione S-transferase family protein yields MLTVHHLGVSQSDRIVWLCEELAIPYNLVLYDRDPKSGMAPADYRALHPFGTAPVITDGTLVLGESAAIIDYIVAKYGNGQLSVGFGDPGFTNYLFWYHFANGSLMPSALVDLIVARFGTAIDAQAIAALQARSTRAYEMIEARLGEAPYFAGDDFSAADIMMVFPLTTMRMFAPRDIAPFPNLRAYLQRIGTRPAYIRAMEKADPGKPLNLS; encoded by the coding sequence GTCTGGCTGTGTGAGGAGCTGGCGATTCCCTACAATCTCGTACTCTACGATCGCGATCCCAAGAGCGGGATGGCACCTGCAGACTATCGCGCACTGCATCCGTTCGGCACTGCGCCGGTCATCACCGATGGCACCTTAGTGCTCGGTGAATCGGCGGCGATTATCGATTATATTGTTGCAAAGTACGGAAATGGGCAGCTTTCGGTCGGTTTCGGCGATCCCGGGTTCACAAATTATCTGTTTTGGTACCATTTCGCCAACGGATCGCTGATGCCGAGCGCGTTGGTCGACTTGATCGTCGCGCGTTTTGGCACCGCAATCGACGCGCAGGCCATCGCTGCACTTCAGGCCCGATCGACACGGGCGTATGAGATGATCGAAGCGCGTCTTGGTGAAGCGCCCTATTTTGCGGGCGATGATTTCAGTGCCGCCGACATCATGATGGTGTTTCCGCTCACCACGATGCGGATGTTCGCGCCGAGAGATATCGCCCCCTTCCCGAATCTCCGCGCCTATCTCCAGCGGATCGGAACGCGGCCGGCCTATATCCGGGCGATGGAAAAGGCCGACCCCGGAAAGCCGCTCAATCTCAGCTAA